Proteins found in one Zea mays cultivar B73 chromosome 1, Zm-B73-REFERENCE-NAM-5.0, whole genome shotgun sequence genomic segment:
- the LOC100272614 gene encoding uncharacterized LOC100272614: MFPSLIHHASHGRPDVAVAEDAPRSGCGLGLPGHGGGPSVVLTADPKPRLRWTADLHDRFVDAVAQLGGPDKATPKAIMRTMGVKGLTLFHLKSHLQKYRLGRQSGKELTEQSKDASYLMEAQSGTTLSPRGSTPDVKESQEVKEALRAQMEVQRRLHEQVEVQKHMQIRMEANQKYIDTILDKAFKIVSEQLSGFSISDQDLPILTSARAMLSPADHLSSSVFPQLSVSSVSLHNPGPGGGKGLPHVADSHVFSQRPPEQFKRKSR; this comes from the exons ATGTTCCCCAGCCTGATCCACCACGCTAGCCACGGCCGACCCGACGTCGCCGTCGCCGAGGACGCACCACGCAGTGGCTGCGGGTTAGGGCTGCCCGGGCACGGCGGCGGGCCCAGCGTGGTGCTCACGGCCGATCCCAAGCCTAGGCTCCGCTGGACGGCCGACCTCCACGACCGCTTCGTCGATGCCGTCGCCCAGCTCGGCGGGCCTGATA AAGCAACACCGAAAGCTATCATGAGGACAATGGGAGTGAAGGGCCTCACCCTTTTTCACTTGAAAAGCCATCTTCAG AAATACAGATTGGGAAGACAGTCTGGAAAAGAGTTAACGGAGCAATCAAAAGATG CTTCTTACCTTATGGAAGCTCAAAGTGGAACAACTTTGTCTCCTAGAGGTTCTACTCCAGATGTGAAAGA GAGTCAAGAAGTTAAAGAAGCACTCAGAGCACAAATGGAAGTGCAACGAAGATTGCACGAACAAGTGGAG GTCCAGAAGCATATGCAGATCCGAATGGAGGCGAACCAGAAGTACATCGACACGATACTAGATAAGGCGTTCAAGATAGTATCTGAGCAACTGAGTGGCTTCAGCATATCTGACCAAGACCTACCGATTCTCACCTCTGCTAGGGCCATGCTTAGCCCTGCAGATCACTTGAGTTCGTCTGTCTTCCCCCAGCTCTCCGTCAGCTCCGTTAGCCTTCACAATCCTGGTCCTGGAGGAGGGAAAGGCCTTCCGCATGTTGCCGACAGCCACGTGTTCTCCCAGAGGCCACCTGAACAATTCAAGCGCAAATCACGTTGA